The sequence TTTGCCGTTTGTACCATTGGTGTCTGAAAACTTTTCCCGCAGAAGTTCTTAGCACTATTTCCATTCCCAATCCATCGCCAATTATTGCCAAAGTAACGGGAACTCCTAGTGTAGCGGAGGCTGCGGCTTTGTGTGCAGGTCTAGATTTATCTCAAACTAGCACTCAAAAATCAGCGCCTTTCACCAGACAAGTGCGCCGAGAAATAGAGGTAAATTTACTAGTTCCTAAAACAATTTTTCGCTTAGATTCACAGCCAGGAACAGTGACTGTAGCTGTGGCAAAAATAGTCGGGAGTATTACTCAACAACTCTGAGAAAATAGTTAATAATACTAGACACAATCGCTAATACAATTGACCCTAATAAGGCAGATCCAAAGTTTTGGATTTCAAACAAATTGCGGGGAGTTAAAGCGCTGGCTAGCAAAAGCGTCACCGCATTGAGCACAAATGTAAATAAACCAAATGTGAGTAAAGTAATGGGAAATGCTAAGAAACTTAAAATTGGGCGAATAAAGGCATTTACTAACCCAATGACAATAGCCGTAATTAAAGCAGCGACAAAATTTTTGATGGAGAATCCAGGTACGATATGGGCGGTGATGACTAAGGCTACCGCTGTACCCAGCCAAGTTAGTAGGAAATTTTTCATAATTTATGTTTAAGCATGTATTCCAGAATTGAAAATATTTTGGGTATGGGGGGGTGGGGAGTGATATTAAGATTGATACACGTAGGGAAGCTCTTGAAGCAGGGGGAGCAGGGGGAGCAAAATTGAATTGCTCCATCTCCAATTTAGTGATATTTCTAACGTTGTTGAGATGGTCGTTTGAGTATAATTTCCCAGGTGGCGCCACCAGCTACACCATCGGCTTCAAGACCATACCGGCTTTGCAAGGCTTTAACTGCTGTTTCTGTGGAAACACGAAAGTTACCATCTATACTTCCTTTAAAAAAGCCCAGTTTTTGTAGTTGTGTTTGTAACCTAACAACTTCCGTACCACGATTGCCTAAACGCAAAATGGGCATTCCTTCTGCTGTGTACTGAATTCCAGGGGTGCGTTCTGAAACTGGTATGGGTGTAATCCGTGCTGGTTGTTGTCTGGAAGTCGTAGACCGTGTGGGTTTAGCTGGTCTGGGTTCTGGTCGAGAATTCACAACTCTAGTGGTGTTATTAGTCCGGGTGGGAACAGTTAGAGTTGTGACAGCGGTGGGTGTCGGTCTAGTGGTGGGGACGGCGGTTGTCACCGTCGTGGGTTCGTTGGGAAATAATTTTTGCCACGTGGGGGGGTCAACAACGCCGTCTGGATTCAAACCTGCTGCTTGCTTAAACTGAGAAACGGCGCTAGCGGTACTATCTTTATAAACGCCATCCACCGTACCCGTATAAAAGCCTAATAATTTTAAAGCTGCTTGCAGTTCAGATACGCGCTCGCCTTGACTACCTATGTTCAGAGTGGGGCGATTGATGGTTTCTGCTGGCAATATTTGAGCGATTTGCTGTGGTGCGGCCGTTGATACTACCGCCCAGGAGACAATGAACGGAGGCATGGATGAAAACAGGAGTAACCAATAAAACTTGTTAGTGCACCGGAAACGCAATGGTTTCTGTGAATCTAAGTAGTTGAAGATACTTGATGACAAGCTGCCTTTCATGGGATTTGCTACCTGAGTCTTCATGATGCTTATATTACAGCCCCTGGGTAGATGTAGTCATAGGCATATTAGCTTATGCGATCGCACTATTGATAGCTGCTTCTGGGCCGACTAAGGACAAATAAGGCGCTTGTAAGTACTGATGAGCGGCGGCTATGGTATCTTGAACCTGCACGTCTGCAATCATTTCCGGGAATTTTTGGTCAAATTCAATTCCTAAACCTAAAGTTTCATACCAGCCGAAAACCTGAGCAATTTGACCGTTAGTTTGTTTACCTAGAGCATACTGTCCGAGAATTTTGTTTTTCGCAGCTTGGAAAGCATCGGTTGATACTTCTGTATGACTGAGTAATTCTACTTCTGTGCGTAGTCCTTGCAAAGCGATGCTGGTATTTTCCGGTGCTGTGCCCATATAAACCACGAATGAGGCGGGAAATAGCCTTGTAGGGTAAAATGCGGATACCTCATAGGCTAAACC is a genomic window of Fortiea contorta PCC 7126 containing:
- a CDS encoding cobalamin biosynthesis protein, translating into MHQKTSNSQNNQQVLWVGIGCQRGTSWELIATAIEQVCRDYQLNESAIAGIATIDTKASEAGLVELCRLYHWCLKTFPAEVLSTISIPNPSPIIAKVTGTPSVAEAAALCAGLDLSQTSTQKSAPFTRQVRREIEVNLLVPKTIFRLDSQPGTVTVAVAKIVGSITQQL
- a CDS encoding peptidoglycan-binding domain-containing protein — translated: MPPFIVSWAVVSTAAPQQIAQILPAETINRPTLNIGSQGERVSELQAALKLLGFYTGTVDGVYKDSTASAVSQFKQAAGLNPDGVVDPPTWQKLFPNEPTTVTTAVPTTRPTPTAVTTLTVPTRTNNTTRVVNSRPEPRPAKPTRSTTSRQQPARITPIPVSERTPGIQYTAEGMPILRLGNRGTEVVRLQTQLQKLGFFKGSIDGNFRVSTETAVKALQSRYGLEADGVAGGATWEIILKRPSQQR
- a CDS encoding phage holin family protein, whose translation is MKNFLLTWLGTAVALVITAHIVPGFSIKNFVAALITAIVIGLVNAFIRPILSFLAFPITLLTFGLFTFVLNAVTLLLASALTPRNLFEIQNFGSALLGSIVLAIVSSIINYFLRVVE